A genomic window from Streptomyces sp. NBC_01429 includes:
- a CDS encoding M4 family metallopeptidase: MDAISPVTAPVFCAIVPPHVLDKLAQAEDPAISGPARRTLEADSAQRTRRRLTAVGPRVLTESAGQDPAATGKPDRTIHDCEHGTALPGKKVRGEGDQPGQDATVNRAYAGLGATFELLLSAYARDSLDGAGLPLIASVHYDRDYNNAFWDGEQMVFGDGDGEVFLDFTIPVDVIGHELTHGLTQYTANLAYYGQSGALNESVSDVFGVLVKQFTLDQTAEQADWLIGEGLLAPGVSGVALRSMKAPGTAYDDDVLGKDPQPATMKDYVRTSRDNGGVHINSGIPNHAFYLFATQLGGKAWERAGQVWFDVLTGGELEIDADFADFARLTLAAARARFGDAAELEAVTKAWSQVGVATA; this comes from the coding sequence ATGGACGCCATCTCTCCCGTCACCGCTCCCGTTTTCTGCGCCATCGTGCCGCCGCACGTACTCGACAAGCTCGCGCAGGCCGAGGATCCCGCGATCTCCGGGCCCGCCCGCCGCACCCTGGAGGCGGACTCGGCGCAGCGCACCCGCCGCCGGCTGACGGCGGTCGGCCCGCGGGTGCTCACCGAGTCCGCCGGGCAGGACCCGGCCGCCACCGGAAAGCCCGACCGCACGATCCACGACTGTGAGCACGGCACCGCGCTGCCGGGCAAGAAGGTCCGCGGCGAGGGCGACCAGCCCGGCCAGGACGCCACGGTCAACCGCGCGTACGCCGGGCTCGGCGCCACCTTCGAGCTGCTGCTGAGCGCGTACGCACGTGACTCGCTGGACGGCGCCGGGCTGCCGCTGATCGCCAGCGTGCACTACGACCGGGACTACAACAACGCCTTCTGGGACGGCGAGCAGATGGTGTTCGGGGACGGTGACGGGGAGGTCTTCCTCGACTTCACCATCCCGGTCGACGTGATCGGCCACGAGCTGACCCACGGCCTCACCCAGTACACGGCCAATCTCGCCTACTACGGCCAGTCCGGCGCGCTCAACGAGTCGGTGTCGGACGTCTTCGGCGTGCTGGTCAAGCAGTTCACCCTGGACCAGACCGCCGAACAGGCCGACTGGCTGATCGGCGAGGGCCTGCTCGCCCCGGGCGTCAGCGGGGTCGCCCTGCGCTCCATGAAGGCCCCGGGCACGGCGTACGACGACGACGTGCTCGGCAAGGATCCGCAGCCCGCCACGATGAAGGACTACGTACGGACGAGCCGTGACAACGGCGGGGTCCACATCAACTCCGGCATCCCGAACCACGCGTTCTATCTGTTCGCCACCCAGCTGGGCGGAAAGGCGTGGGAGCGGGCGGGCCAGGTCTGGTTCGACGTGCTGACCGGCGGCGAGCTGGAGATCGACGCGGACTTCGCCGACTTCGCCCGGCTGACGCTCGCGGCGGCGCGGGCGCGCTTCGGTGACGCGGCGGAGCTGGAGGCCGTGACCAAGGCGTGGTCCCAGGTCGGGGTGGCCACGGCGTAA
- a CDS encoding MmcQ/YjbR family DNA-binding protein, which translates to MTATAVRAYCLGLNGTSEEVPFPRNPGLTVFKVGGKIFAFCAPEERPLKISLKCDPDDAIRLRETHPAIVPGWHLNKRHWNTVTVGGLPARMVRELIEDSYDLVVAGLPKAERLRLDRP; encoded by the coding sequence CTGACGGCGACGGCGGTGCGCGCGTACTGCCTCGGGCTCAACGGGACCTCCGAGGAGGTCCCGTTCCCGCGCAACCCGGGACTCACGGTCTTCAAGGTCGGCGGCAAGATCTTCGCCTTCTGCGCCCCGGAAGAACGGCCGCTGAAAATCTCCCTCAAGTGCGACCCCGACGACGCGATCCGACTGCGGGAGACCCACCCTGCGATCGTCCCGGGCTGGCACCTCAACAAGCGCCACTGGAACACGGTGACGGTCGGCGGGCTGCCCGCCCGGATGGTGCGCGAGCTGATCGAGGACTCGTACGACCTGGTGGTGGCGGGCCTGCCGAAGGCGGAGCGCCTCCGGCTCGACCGGCCCTGA
- a CDS encoding hemolysin family protein, with translation MTAQLIAGAVALVVVAWLAASAEAGLARVSSFRAAEAVRSGRRGAAKLAQVAADPTRYLNVALLVRVACEMAAGVLVTYVCLEEFRETWAALLVAICVMVLVSYVAVGVSPRTIGRQHPLNTATASAYVLLPLARVMGPVPQLLILLGNALTPGKGFRKGPFASEAELRAMVDLAEAESLIEDDERRMVHSVFELGDTLVREVMVPRTDLVAIERSKTIRQALTLALRSGFSRIPVTGENEDDIVGIVYLKDLARKTHINRDSEADLVSTAMRPAAFVPDTKNAGDLLREMQQERSHVAVVIDEYGGTAGIVTIEDILEEIVGEITDEYDRELPPVEELGDGSYRVTARLDIGDLGDLFGLDEYDDEDVETVGGLLAKALGRVPIAGASAEVALPDGRTLRLTAESPAGRRNKIVTVLAEPVREEAAAS, from the coding sequence GTGACCGCGCAACTGATCGCCGGCGCGGTCGCCCTGGTCGTCGTCGCCTGGCTGGCGGCGTCCGCCGAGGCGGGCCTCGCCCGCGTCTCCAGCTTCCGGGCCGCCGAGGCGGTGCGCTCGGGCCGCCGGGGCGCGGCGAAGCTCGCGCAGGTCGCCGCCGACCCGACCCGCTATCTGAACGTGGCCCTGCTGGTGCGGGTCGCCTGCGAGATGGCGGCCGGGGTGCTGGTCACCTATGTCTGCCTGGAGGAGTTCCGGGAGACCTGGGCGGCGCTCCTCGTCGCCATCTGTGTGATGGTCCTCGTCTCCTATGTCGCGGTAGGCGTCTCGCCGCGCACCATCGGCCGCCAGCACCCGCTGAACACGGCCACGGCCTCCGCGTACGTCCTGCTGCCGCTGGCCCGCGTGATGGGCCCCGTCCCGCAGCTGCTGATCCTCCTCGGCAACGCGCTGACCCCCGGGAAGGGCTTCCGCAAGGGCCCGTTCGCCAGCGAGGCCGAACTGCGCGCGATGGTCGACCTCGCCGAGGCCGAGTCCCTCATCGAGGACGACGAGCGCCGGATGGTGCACTCCGTCTTCGAGCTGGGCGACACGCTCGTACGGGAGGTCATGGTCCCGCGCACGGACCTGGTCGCCATCGAGCGCTCCAAGACGATCCGTCAGGCGCTCACGCTCGCGCTGCGCTCGGGCTTCTCGCGCATCCCCGTCACCGGGGAGAACGAGGACGACATCGTCGGCATCGTCTACCTCAAGGACCTGGCGCGCAAGACGCACATCAACCGCGACTCCGAGGCCGACCTGGTCTCCACGGCGATGCGCCCCGCCGCCTTCGTGCCCGACACGAAGAACGCGGGCGACCTGCTGCGCGAGATGCAGCAGGAGCGCAGCCATGTCGCCGTCGTCATCGACGAGTACGGCGGCACGGCGGGCATCGTCACGATCGAGGACATCCTGGAGGAGATCGTCGGCGAGATCACCGACGAGTACGACCGCGAGCTGCCGCCCGTGGAGGAGCTGGGCGACGGCTCCTACCGGGTCACGGCCCGGCTGGACATCGGTGACCTCGGCGACCTGTTCGGACTCGACGAGTACGACGACGAGGACGTCGAGACGGTCGGCGGGCTGCTGGCGAAGGCGCTGGGCCGGGTCCCGATCGCCGGGGCCAGCGCCGAGGTCGCCCTCCCCGACGGCCGGACGCTGCGGCTGACCGCCGAATCCCCGGCCGGCCGCCGCAACAAGATCGTCACGGTCCTGGCCGAGCCGGTGCGCGAGGAGGCCGCGGCGTCATGA
- a CDS encoding protealysin inhibitor emfourin — protein sequence MRIQVRRTGGFAGIERRSEVDTTDLPDAEVWRELAERAEADSQAAPPSGVPDGFSYRITIDEHTFHCADPRLTDAQRALISRVLKEGA from the coding sequence ATGCGTATCCAAGTACGGCGCACAGGCGGTTTCGCGGGCATCGAGCGCAGGTCGGAGGTCGACACGACGGATCTGCCCGACGCCGAGGTCTGGCGGGAGCTGGCCGAACGGGCGGAGGCGGACAGCCAGGCCGCCCCGCCCTCGGGTGTGCCGGACGGCTTCAGCTACCGGATCACGATCGACGAGCACACGTTCCACTGCGCCGACCCCCGGCTGACCGACGCCCAGCGCGCGCTGATCTCCCGGGTGCTCAAGGAAGGCGCGTAG
- a CDS encoding cytidine deaminase, translated as MTQSTDPATGLDPEDRKIITLARSARARNGVPEGAAVRDETGRTYVAGTVELDSLKLSALRTAVAMAVASGATSLEAAAVVTAESGASDEDRAAVRDLGGPGTPVLVAGPDGSLTVTVTAG; from the coding sequence ATGACGCAGAGCACCGACCCCGCCACCGGCCTCGACCCCGAGGACCGCAAGATCATCACCCTCGCCCGCAGCGCCCGCGCCCGCAACGGCGTACCGGAGGGTGCGGCCGTACGGGACGAGACCGGACGTACGTATGTCGCGGGCACCGTGGAGCTGGACTCCCTCAAGCTCAGCGCGCTGCGCACCGCCGTCGCCATGGCCGTCGCCAGCGGCGCCACCTCGCTGGAGGCGGCCGCCGTCGTCACCGCCGAGTCCGGCGCTTCGGACGAGGACCGCGCGGCCGTACGCGATCTCGGCGGCCCCGGCACACCGGTCCTGGTGGCGGGCCCGGACGGCAGCCTGACGGTCACGGTCACGGCCGGCTGA
- the era gene encoding GTPase Era gives MGAMSARTSSPETSPETAEAPHRAGFACFVGRPNAGKSTLTNALVGQKVAITSNRPQTTRHTVRGIVHRPEAQLILVDTPGLHKPRTLLGERLNDVVRTTWAEVDVIGFCLPANEKLGPGDRFIIKELAAIKKTPKIAVVTKTDLVDSKTLAEQLIAIDQIGRELGMEWAEIVPVSAVGDQQVGLLADLLVPLLPQSPPLYPEGDLTDEPEQVMVAELIREAALEGVRDELPHSIAVVVEEMLPREDRPADRPLLDIHANVYIERPSQKGIIIGPKGKRLKEVGTKSRKHIEALLGTPVFLDLHVKVAKDWQRDPKQLRKLGF, from the coding sequence ATGGGCGCCATGAGCGCTCGTACCTCCTCTCCCGAGACTTCTCCCGAGACAGCCGAAGCCCCCCACCGGGCCGGCTTCGCCTGCTTCGTCGGTCGCCCGAACGCGGGCAAGTCCACCCTCACGAACGCTCTGGTCGGCCAGAAGGTGGCCATCACCTCGAACCGGCCGCAGACCACGCGGCACACCGTCCGGGGCATCGTGCACCGGCCCGAGGCGCAGCTGATCCTGGTCGACACCCCGGGCCTCCACAAGCCGCGCACGCTGCTCGGTGAGCGGCTGAACGATGTCGTGCGGACGACCTGGGCCGAGGTCGACGTGATCGGCTTCTGCCTGCCCGCGAACGAGAAGCTCGGCCCCGGCGACCGGTTCATCATCAAGGAACTGGCCGCGATCAAGAAGACGCCGAAGATCGCCGTCGTCACCAAGACGGACCTGGTCGACTCCAAGACCCTGGCTGAGCAGCTCATCGCGATCGACCAGATCGGCAGGGAACTCGGCATGGAGTGGGCCGAGATCGTCCCCGTCTCCGCCGTCGGCGACCAGCAGGTCGGTCTGCTCGCGGACCTGCTGGTCCCGCTGCTCCCGCAGAGCCCGCCGCTCTACCCGGAGGGCGACCTCACCGACGAGCCGGAGCAGGTCATGGTGGCCGAGCTGATCCGCGAGGCGGCGCTGGAGGGCGTACGGGACGAGCTGCCGCACTCGATCGCGGTCGTGGTCGAGGAGATGCTCCCGCGCGAGGACCGCCCGGCGGACCGGCCGCTGCTCGACATCCACGCGAACGTCTATATCGAGCGGCCCAGCCAGAAGGGCATCATCATCGGCCCCAAGGGCAAGCGCCTCAAGGAGGTCGGGACGAAGTCCCGCAAGCACATCGAAGCGCTCCTGGGGACGCCGGTCTTCCTGGACCTGCACGTCAAGGTCGCCAAGGACTGGCAGCGCGATCCCAAGCAGCTGCGCAAGCTGGGGTTCTGA